A section of the Solitalea canadensis DSM 3403 genome encodes:
- a CDS encoding DUF72 domain-containing protein has product MDFGRVDNIDSIDFTLPPDHLMTTEVLQKSDKRTPKIFVGCAKWGRPDWVGKIYPKGTKEASFLKEYVKHFNSIELNATFYRIFDKNVVEKWQETAPDGFKFSPKFFQTISHIKRLKDVDELTKAYYESIEILGDKLGSCFLQLPENFGPKHYASIEFYLKNLRKDVPVFLELRSKDWFKSSTESNEAFEFFREQRIGMVITDAAGRRDCVHQHLTTPEAFIRFVGNSLHPTDYQRIDEWVQRIKRWLDQGLQTLHFFMHQHEEFYSPELCVYLIKALNKECGLTLTVPVLAYEKQKDISSTLF; this is encoded by the coding sequence ATGGATTTTGGTCGCGTTGATAATATTGATAGTATAGATTTTACACTTCCTCCTGATCATTTAATGACAACGGAAGTTTTGCAGAAATCTGATAAGAGAACTCCAAAAATTTTTGTTGGTTGCGCGAAATGGGGACGACCGGATTGGGTAGGTAAGATCTATCCGAAGGGAACTAAGGAGGCTTCTTTTCTAAAAGAATATGTTAAGCACTTTAATTCCATTGAATTAAACGCGACTTTTTATCGAATATTTGATAAGAATGTTGTAGAAAAATGGCAGGAAACAGCGCCGGATGGCTTTAAATTTTCTCCGAAATTTTTTCAAACGATAAGTCATATAAAACGACTAAAGGACGTAGACGAGCTAACAAAGGCTTATTACGAAAGTATTGAGATATTGGGTGATAAGCTTGGAAGTTGTTTTTTGCAGTTGCCCGAAAATTTTGGACCTAAACATTATGCATCCATAGAATTTTACCTTAAAAACCTAAGAAAGGATGTTCCTGTGTTTTTAGAACTGCGAAGCAAGGATTGGTTCAAATCGTCGACAGAAAGTAACGAAGCTTTTGAATTCTTCAGGGAACAAAGAATAGGAATGGTGATTACGGATGCAGCGGGTAGGAGAGATTGTGTTCATCAGCATCTTACAACTCCTGAGGCTTTTATTCGTTTTGTTGGAAATAGTTTGCATCCAACCGATTATCAACGTATTGATGAATGGGTTCAACGAATTAAAAGGTGGTTGGATCAGGGCTTACAGACGCTCCATTTTTTCATGCATCAACATGAAGAATTCTACTCACCAGAGTTATGTGTATACTTAATTAAGGCATTAAATAAAGAATGTGGTTTAACGTTAACGGTTCCGGTTTTAGCGTATGAAAAACAAAAAGACATTTCTAGTACTTTATTCTAA
- a CDS encoding acyl-CoA thioesterase, translated as MTEYSKPITIRWADLDPNFHVRHSVYYDFGAQIRVDFLADNGVTPKLMIEKHFGPVLFREEAVFRKEIRSGDKLTINVKLQKLREDHSRFTMIHEIKREDGTLCAKITVDGAWMDTHLRKLTAPPEEVVQMTDAMPKAEDFEWM; from the coding sequence ATGACAGAATATTCAAAACCGATAACAATCCGCTGGGCTGATCTAGATCCTAATTTCCACGTTCGACATTCAGTTTATTATGATTTTGGGGCACAGATCCGTGTCGATTTTTTGGCCGATAATGGTGTGACTCCAAAATTGATGATTGAAAAACATTTCGGACCTGTTTTATTTAGGGAAGAAGCTGTTTTTAGGAAGGAAATAAGATCAGGTGATAAGCTTACTATTAACGTAAAACTACAAAAACTTAGGGAAGACCATTCTCGGTTTACAATGATCCATGAGATAAAGAGAGAAGATGGAACCTTGTGTGCTAAAATTACTGTAGACGGTGCCTGGATGGATACCCATCTTCGCAAGTTAACTGCACCTCCTGAAGAAGTTGTTCAAATGACGGATGCCATGCCTAAGGCAGAGGATTTTGAGTGGATGTAA
- the msrA gene encoding peptide-methionine (S)-S-oxide reductase MsrA, whose translation MNYSFSSFRKVSLLSLCTLLFSLSACAQKQETKKVKPLASNNVSNSMNDNPNKTIDTVIFGAGCFWCVEAVFQQLKGVKSVTSGYMGGQTQDPTYKQVCTGMTGHAEVAQIVYDPQIISYTELLEAFWSSHDPTTLNRQGADRGTQYRSVIFYENDYQKDLAEKYKKELDASGAFQNPIVTEISPISTFYKAENYHQNYYNQNSEEPYCQIVIAPKLEKFKKVFQDKLKQ comes from the coding sequence ATGAATTATTCATTTTCTAGTTTTCGAAAAGTAAGTCTTTTGAGTTTATGTACGCTGTTATTTAGTCTAAGTGCATGTGCGCAAAAGCAAGAGACAAAAAAAGTTAAACCTTTAGCCTCAAATAATGTTTCAAATAGTATGAATGATAATCCAAATAAAACAATCGATACCGTAATCTTTGGTGCTGGTTGCTTTTGGTGTGTTGAAGCTGTGTTCCAGCAATTAAAAGGTGTTAAATCGGTTACATCTGGATATATGGGAGGACAAACACAAGATCCTACTTACAAGCAAGTTTGTACCGGAATGACAGGACATGCTGAAGTTGCTCAAATTGTTTATGATCCACAAATAATTTCTTACACGGAACTGCTGGAAGCGTTTTGGAGCAGTCATGACCCAACCACTTTAAACCGTCAGGGAGCGGACAGAGGAACACAATATCGATCGGTTATTTTCTATGAAAATGATTATCAGAAAGATTTAGCTGAGAAATACAAAAAAGAATTAGATGCATCGGGTGCTTTTCAGAATCCAATTGTGACTGAGATTAGTCCTATTTCTACCTTCTACAAAGCTGAAAATTATCACCAAAATTATTACAATCAGAATAGTGAGGAACCTTATTGTCAGATTGTAATTGCTCCTAAATTGGAGAAGTTTAAGAAAGTGTTTCAGGATAAGTTGAAGCAGTAG
- a CDS encoding methionine aminotransferase — protein sequence MIAVNSKLPNAGTSIFPVMTGLANEYNAINLAQGFPDFPTSPQLISLVNEYMKKGMNQYAPTAGILPLRERIAEMTASLTGRTYSPDTEITITAGGTQAIYAAIEALIRDGDEVIIFEPAYDCYSPNIRVHGGIPRPIELTPPDYKINWDNVKKLISHKTRMIMINTPHNPTGTILSKDDIDELINITKDTDILILSDEVYEHIVFDGKEHHSMAKYPELAERSLIVSSFGKTFHTTGWRLGYLLGPAYLMAEIRKLQQFAIYTCITPIQYAIADFMANPNNYLEVKEMYQQKRNYFASLMKATRFNLLTVGGSYFQTAHYNKISNEGDYDFAVRITKEFGVATIPTSVFYTSGTDNKVIRFCFAKKEETLDRAIERLIKI from the coding sequence ATGATAGCTGTTAACTCTAAATTACCCAATGCCGGCACTTCTATTTTCCCGGTTATGACGGGTTTAGCCAATGAATACAACGCGATAAATCTTGCTCAGGGCTTTCCTGATTTCCCTACGTCACCGCAGCTTATCAGTTTGGTAAACGAATACATGAAGAAAGGAATGAATCAATATGCACCAACTGCTGGTATATTGCCACTGCGTGAGCGCATTGCTGAAATGACTGCTTCATTAACTGGGCGAACTTATAGTCCGGATACAGAAATCACAATTACCGCAGGAGGCACACAAGCCATTTATGCTGCAATAGAAGCATTGATCAGAGATGGTGATGAGGTCATCATTTTTGAACCTGCTTACGATTGTTATTCGCCAAATATTCGCGTTCATGGGGGTATTCCTCGTCCGATAGAATTAACGCCACCAGATTATAAGATCAATTGGGATAATGTTAAAAAACTGATCTCGCACAAAACGCGTATGATCATGATCAACACACCTCACAATCCTACCGGAACTATTTTAAGTAAGGATGATATTGATGAACTGATCAACATTACTAAAGATACTGATATTCTTATTTTAAGTGATGAGGTGTATGAACACATTGTTTTTGATGGAAAAGAACATCATAGCATGGCCAAATATCCTGAGCTAGCCGAACGCAGTTTGATCGTATCTTCTTTTGGAAAAACGTTTCATACAACTGGTTGGCGATTAGGCTATCTATTGGGTCCGGCTTATTTAATGGCAGAAATAAGGAAATTACAGCAGTTTGCAATTTACACTTGCATCACTCCTATTCAGTATGCCATTGCTGATTTTATGGCCAATCCTAATAACTATCTTGAAGTAAAAGAAATGTATCAACAAAAACGTAATTATTTCGCAAGCTTAATGAAGGCGACAAGATTTAATTTATTGACAGTCGGTGGCTCCTATTTTCAAACAGCTCATTACAATAAAATCTCGAATGAGGGCGACTACGATTTTGCAGTGCGCATTACCAAAGAGTTTGGAGTAGCAACTATTCCAACCTCCGTATTCTATACCAGCGGAACGGATAATAAAGTTATTCGTTTCTGCTTTGCTAAAAAAGAAGAAACATTAGACAGAGCTATCGAACGATTAATTAAAATATGA
- a CDS encoding amidohydrolase, whose product MKNNLTITIIQTVLYWENIDANLSMLGQKMLSIKEETDLIVLPEMFSTGFTMNAAMLAEQTKGKTVRWMAEMAGHMNAVITGSIIVEDQNRFYNRLIWMRPDGSFETYDKRHLFGLGKEDDTYAAGSSRLMVELNGWTICPMVCYDLRFPVWARNEKDRPYDLYINVANWPERRSLHWKTLLPARAIENQCFVVGLNRVGNDGNEIYHSGDSMIIAPDGAILYHKAHDEDIFTIELSGETLEFVRRAFPFLKDQDSFKIQ is encoded by the coding sequence ATGAAAAATAACCTTACCATCACTATTATACAAACAGTTCTTTATTGGGAAAACATTGATGCTAATCTTTCAATGCTTGGGCAGAAAATGTTATCCATTAAGGAAGAAACAGATTTGATTGTTCTGCCTGAGATGTTCAGTACTGGGTTTACCATGAATGCGGCTATGCTCGCTGAACAGACGAAAGGAAAAACGGTCCGCTGGATGGCTGAAATGGCTGGACATATGAATGCTGTTATTACCGGAAGTATTATAGTGGAAGATCAAAACCGCTTTTATAACCGCTTGATTTGGATGCGTCCTGATGGTAGTTTTGAAACCTATGACAAACGCCACTTGTTTGGACTTGGAAAGGAGGATGATACTTATGCTGCTGGAAGCAGTCGATTAATGGTTGAATTGAACGGTTGGACAATCTGCCCGATGGTTTGTTATGATTTGCGTTTCCCAGTTTGGGCAAGGAATGAAAAAGATAGGCCTTATGATCTATATATCAATGTGGCCAATTGGCCTGAACGCAGATCTTTGCATTGGAAAACATTATTGCCTGCCCGTGCAATTGAAAACCAATGCTTTGTAGTTGGTTTAAATCGCGTAGGAAATGATGGCAATGAAATATATCATAGCGGAGATAGTATGATCATTGCTCCGGACGGTGCAATACTATATCATAAGGCTCATGATGAAGATATTTTCACAATTGAATTATCTGGTGAAACGTTAGAGTTTGTGAGAAGAGCATTCCCTTTCTTAAAAGATCAGGATTCATTTAAGATTCAATAA
- a CDS encoding esterase-like activity of phytase family protein has product MKISKTNVLSFVLITLSFIIVSCRKSMYVNDQTLKDTTLAKSWRFIGEYILPNDLEFNNTTVGGLSGIDYDATNDLYYIICDDRSDKEPARFYSAKLYFQPNSFDSVRINAVNYLKQEDGTLFPNKTQDETKVPDPEAIRYVNSTQTLLWTSEGERKVTAKGDSIYIDPFLMEMNKDGSFIKDYPIPTIYKMYKTDYGMRQNGSLEGVTLSQDEKFIFITNEEPLYQDGPRADVKETQSWIRITKINRATKEVVAQYAYKLDKVHAAPLISTDFKVNGVDEILAISETKLYVMERSFAVGAIPSNSVRIYEVDLNNATNVKDINALTNKQFTPVTKKLTYDLASLPTSIDNVEGITFGPKLPNGHKTIVLVSDNNFATYQKTQFLVFELVK; this is encoded by the coding sequence ATGAAAATATCCAAAACTAACGTTCTATCCTTTGTTCTGATCACTCTATCTTTTATAATCGTTTCTTGCCGCAAAAGTATGTACGTTAACGATCAGACTCTTAAGGACACTACATTGGCAAAAAGTTGGCGGTTTATTGGTGAATATATTCTCCCTAATGATCTGGAGTTTAATAACACAACTGTTGGTGGCTTATCCGGTATTGATTACGATGCCACAAATGATCTGTATTATATTATTTGTGACGATCGTTCTGATAAAGAACCTGCTCGATTTTATTCAGCTAAACTTTATTTTCAACCAAATTCATTTGATAGTGTCCGTATTAATGCTGTTAATTATTTAAAACAGGAAGACGGCACATTGTTCCCAAATAAAACCCAGGATGAAACGAAGGTTCCTGATCCGGAAGCTATTCGTTATGTTAATTCAACCCAAACATTACTTTGGACAAGCGAAGGTGAGCGAAAAGTTACTGCTAAAGGTGATTCTATTTATATTGATCCATTCTTAATGGAAATGAATAAAGATGGGTCTTTTATTAAAGATTATCCGATCCCAACCATCTATAAAATGTATAAAACAGATTATGGAATGCGCCAAAATGGTTCATTAGAGGGAGTAACTTTAAGTCAGGACGAAAAATTCATTTTCATAACTAATGAAGAGCCTTTATACCAGGATGGGCCAAGAGCTGATGTAAAAGAAACTCAGTCATGGATCCGAATTACTAAAATCAACAGGGCTACAAAAGAGGTTGTGGCACAATATGCTTATAAACTTGACAAAGTACATGCGGCTCCATTAATATCTACTGATTTTAAGGTAAATGGCGTTGACGAGATTTTAGCAATCAGTGAAACTAAGTTGTATGTGATGGAACGCTCGTTTGCAGTTGGTGCAATCCCTTCAAATTCAGTGCGTATTTATGAGGTAGATTTAAACAATGCAACAAATGTAAAAGACATAAATGCGTTAACGAACAAACAATTTACCCCAGTAACCAAGAAGCTAACATATGATCTGGCCTCATTACCCACAAGCATCGATAATGTAGAAGGCATCACCTTTGGCCCTAAACTTCCAAACGGACACAAAACTATTGTATTGGTATCTGATAACAACTTTGCCACCTATCAAAAAACGCAATTTCTTGTTTTTGAGTTGGTGAAGTGA